The Megachile rotundata isolate GNS110a chromosome 6, iyMegRotu1, whole genome shotgun sequence nucleotide sequence TCTTTTAGATCTTTgtgattttcaatatttaccaATGGCTCCATGCAAAGATGACCCTAAAACATTAAAGTGCATATATGACCAAATTTATCCACACAATATACTACATTATTCTTGGTTAAAGAATGATGTACCTTACTTCTTACCACCAGCTGCGTTCAGCAGAATGGACACTGTACAACAATATACGCCAAAAACTGAAGTAAATTCATACCCAGAAAACGTAATAGGCAAAAGTAGAAAACGGAAAGcgggtttttcaaattttatatatttttctacacCTGAAGTTCCTACAAAACCACCAGCAGGGATAGAAACTGCTATGAAAGTGAAATTTGTTCGAAACGCTGACTTTGAACAGATGCGTCAAATATTTGAAGAGCGACCGATCTGGTCCAAAAATGCGTTGatgtatataacaaaattttctagcgatcgattaaaaattttattaccgTCTGTAGCATATTACTTTATGACTGGCCCATGGAAAATTATGTGGGTGAGATTGGGATATGATCCAAGAAAAGACAGTTCCGCAAGGAAATACCAAACCTTGGATTATAGATTGAAAGCAATGCGtgagttttttatttaaataataagataatcatcatatataaaatgtttttattatataGATGGTCTGGGATCCACTGTCAAATGTAAAAggaattatgcaaattatacatTACCATATAAATCAACGCCAGCTGCAAAACAAAAAACAATTATATCAAATGCCGGTTTCAGCCAAGAGCAGATGTATAAAAAAGAACAAGATTTAAATGAGAATGCGTATATTTATAGAAATGGAACAATACCACCTTCCAGACAAATGTTTTATCAGGTATATTATTctcttcataaaaattaattagagttattaattttatactttaaatgtataattgttattagtACTGCGATGTCCTGGTAGATGAAATACAAGAGATGTTGGCGAAATTACCAGATCCTGCACCTGGCATAAGATGCCACGAGAAAAGAGGCTGGTTACCAAGTGGTTTCGATGCACAATGCAGAGAGATTATTAATAAACAAGTTCGAGCTGTTCTAAGAAAGCAAATGAATATACCCGAAGACCGTacgtataataattaataaattaatatataattattaattataattgcaataaaaactaatttgctttgtttgtttattttgcaGATCCCACGTCTATGCCTAGAAAGCGTGGAATAAAACGTGGGATTAAACCAAAGCGTAGTATGCTTGACAGCAAAGcgaggaaaagaaaaaaagaatcacCTTCCACTAGTACTGTTACAGAAGAAATGTTGTGAGTTAAATCTTACTACTTTTTATGTATGGCTTGACAAATAAATAAGACATTCCTAAagttaaagtttattaaaaaatgtacagaatCTATTTTCCAAACGTCTACTAATAAATATGATTACATCGTTGATTACTGGATTTAACTGCGAATTAAACACGACGTTGAAAATATTGTTATGTTCTTTTTGTGAGGAATGAGTGCAGGTAGAGCGCAGCCGACGAGACACGTTCCAATAATACTGATTAATCGATAGTTTTGTTACAAATATCTCAtaacatacaaattttttatcgacTTAATTATTTTGACTAAACATTATAAAAACATCATTTTATTCTCGTATCTGCACTTAATAGGAACAAATTTAGATCAGCTTATTTTTGCTTGTTTGACTCGCGTCTCGTCTAAACTGCAACAGAAATAGATAGGACAAGTGCCGATGACGCAGAGATTTATCTATGATGTCTTCACAGACGTAAGCCAGGATTGGTATTGGCCACGTAGCTCAAAAGTTCTTCAGAATCTTCGCAGACGAAAGGTTTCTGATGGTAGCAGGCTACGTCGTGCCAGCTAATTCCATCCTTGTACACGTTGTTCAAAACAGACATGCAGGACTCGTTGGTGCCGTTTATGTCGAATTCAGCATTGTCCGGTTGTCTGACTTTCTTGTGTCCGGTTTGAGACCATGGATTGAAGCTCCAACCTTCGGGTACCTGGTGGGTTGGCGCCATCTTCTTCCTGTTTGCGGACCAGAACCAGCCGTAAATGGCTTTGGGTTCGAGGTCACGGCGATTCTCACAGCCTTTGAAGTCACAGAGACGTCCGGATGTCCAAATGTAGGGAACATCATCTACgcaaagaattatttattaaatcgggacgaattttattctttaatttgttaattcataGCTTACAatagtaaaaaatttcaaattatattgttTTGTTTAAGTCTTGAATAGTGACCGAGCATTCTTGCTatcttatattttaatattttactattccatcatactactatactgctgcTTTGCTATATAACCATTCCATCTTTTCAgtctaatattataatatatatcaaagcgcaaataataatactactgttatttcactattccattaCTTTATAGCACACCATGCCATAGTAAACTTAGTGggatagtaatatagtagtcaAGCAGTACAATTAGTGAAATAGTAGTATAACTGTATAATAAGACCTAACACTGAGAACTTTCAATGAATTCTTTAGGGGTTCAAGTAGAATTCTATGCTATAAGACCATAACAGATAACAGAAGACGAACAGtactgaaaaataaattactgtGACCCAACAATTAATGCTGACTATTAAATGGACCAcctaattgaaatttaattgagAATAATGTGTTATAGTTTTCTATGTTatactaataattttaattactttgttGAATAAGTCTGTAGATTAAGTTGTTCTCATCTTGGGTCTCCATTGATATAAGATCCATGCAATATTCTCTGCAGATGTTCCTTGCGTCTAACCAATCCACCCTCTGATTAGCATGAGCTGGAACATGTCCACTGTAGAAATAGTTGTGACCTCTATAGTTGAATTCCTTTGGTCCTGCAAAACATATAGACAACGATTAAGATTCTGTACATAGGTATTTTGCAATTAACATCGTGAACGGTTTGCTTATTTTTGTGAAAGTAGGAAGAAACCAGTCAAAATTTAGTTGTCTACGTTGTATGCATAATTGAAGCGAAACTAGTCTCAGGATGAGATTATCGACTGCTTAAATGTCAACGGTCTAAGTGTTTTTCCCggtattattatttatgcagGGACGCCGTTCTCATCGACGGTTTACAACGTGTATCTCATTGTGAGAACCTAACGTTCTTATTGCGAAACAACTACTCATATTGAACGATGTTACAACTCGTTTCTGTTGCTTCTGTTTTGAATATGTAGATTTTTTGAACACGTCATTATTAGGCCATGACCGGTTGACTATATTTCAATTAGCAAAGTAGGACTAACAGTTTATTTTTCTTCATCATTACCAATTGAAATAGGAAAATATgcataaacatatatgtatgtacatacatggcAATAAACCATGGACACATTGAACTATGCATATTTAGGTTAGGATGTTAACAcaggtttggttaggttagggagTTCCCTTATATTTTTCATGAGGTTCATATacattaaacaatattttataaaatttacatctGGAATAATTATACGTATTAAGTTTACTTAATTTATATAAGTATGAAGGTTTTCATATAAGTATCTCATCTGCTTATTGGTGATATAGGGGGTTCCCACATTTAGGGATCTCTCATGTGAATTTTCCAAAACAatcataattagaaaatttgatatttcaattattaaatacttaatCATTATTTAACTTATTACATTTTGTTGTTGTTACTGTTCAGTGCTAATACAGGGGATTCCCACGCTTTAGGGATTCTTAAATAACTTTTCCAAGAGaatcatataatttaaaaaatatattacaaaacttAAAGCCCAGACTACAAtacttaatttatttcatttttatgaaatagaCATTTCTAAATGCAAAATCCGGGGTGCATGTTCCACTTTCCCATAGTTAGCTACaaaattgtttttatataaatattcatagcGTAATCATCATGAAATATGGAATAAAATTAACGATAAGAATAACGAAACTCTGTATTGAAATCGACGATCTCTTGTAGTAAcacgatgaagaagaagaagaagaagcatcATGAGTCAGAAATTACGACATAGGACAAACAACTCGTGATTCTGGTTGCTAGAATAAGTTTAACGAAGTGTCTGCGGGGAAGGGAGAGAATTATTGCAGCGATACCAGCGTTGCTGAATAACCGTAGCCTTGAACATCTGACATTTAGCATCTCTTCGGATTAAAAAGTATCTTCGTTTGTTTCGATCTTCATGCTATCATTGATTTTCATTATTGTTTTCATAAAGACCTACAAAATGCGAAACAtcactacatatgtgtaatCATAAAGTGGGGCAAAATGAGAGGAGTCCCTCTCAAACGCCCTCTCTTatgagaaaataaaatacaatacaatcataaagtattattcgatttaaatttcaaatctaacCTAGTTTCGAAGATAAAATAACTTGTCATGTTAGGTTAATCTAGGTTAGTTTCCCTCGATGTTAACACTGTGATTGTCAGATGTAAGACCTGGGTTCATGTCCCCTGTGGTCAGAATGACGtcaagaaatataaaaagtggCAAAACCGACCACTTTCTTTCAATAACTTTCTTTTTCATTCGAGATATCTGAAAGTTGTCACCTGCCCCTACCGCTGTCCATTGAGGTGTGGTATAATTCCCCTAGGGTGTTTTTGAACCTTTTTCATGacctattttttatttatcgaaatttaatttcttccAGTAACAAAATGATCAAGTACAACTTTTCGCGCCAGTTGACACGTGCCTCGTTAACTGACCCTGAAGATGGCTCCTATAAAAAACCGATGAATTTACATAGTTGAACGTGTATTACTAAAATGATATGTAGGTAACGAAACTAACACGCAATGTAAAACAGCTAAGAtctcat carries:
- the l(2)37Cd gene encoding general transcription factor IIIC subunit l(2)37Cd isoform X2 translates to MSDISEEISDAQSEKGEDFTVDNYDKETDSNDSWCDVSESNNDENTPQNDEMKVDEQPQNGSVLAGGHRFDRTLICVKYPGNVINPEKAVETLGGIHNISTAVDTSNRRLELRFRPDDVYCKPTCGDRHNTNGFLLRVRIKRRSKETDASQASEPSTSSANINNETDNKTNDKTNKHFSKMPDMSQSCDIRNTNKDKDEQLVSELVNQVQSCSVKSSDDICSSHNLFSEIESKESPNVSIDTGDTTSPKPKNIMPTFDRNKYQDLSDDKDYQLPELTVLGKVNTEFRFTNLCDFQYLPMAPCKDDPKTLKCIYDQIYPHNILHYSWLKNDVPYFLPPAAFSRMDTVQQYTPKTEVNSYPENVIGKSRKRKAGFSNFIYFSTPEVPTKPPAGIETAMKVKFVRNADFEQMRQIFEERPIWSKNALMYITKFSSDRLKILLPSVAYYFMTGPWKIMWVRLGYDPRKDSSARKYQTLDYRLKAMHGLGSTVKCKRNYANYTLPYKSTPAAKQKTIISNAGFSQEQMYKKEQDLNENAYIYRNGTIPPSRQMFYQYCDVLVDEIQEMLAKLPDPAPGIRCHEKRGWLPSGFDAQCREIINKQVRAVLRKQMNIPEDHPTSMPRKRGIKRGIKPKRSMLDSKARKRKKESPSTSTVTEEMFNKMIKYNFSRQLTRASLTDPEDGSYKKPMNLHS
- the l(2)37Cd gene encoding general transcription factor IIIC subunit l(2)37Cd isoform X1: MSDISEEISDAQSEKGEDFTVDNYDKETDSNDSWCDVSESNNDENTPQNDEMKVDEQPQNGSVLAGGHRFDRTLICVKYPGNVINPEKAVETLGGIHNISTAVDTSNRRLELRFRPDDVYCKPTCGDRHNTNGFLLRVRIKRRSKETDASQASEPSTSSANINNETDNKTNDKTNKHFSKMPDMSQSCDIRNTNKDKDEQLVSELVNQVQSCSVKSSDDICSSHNLFSEIESKESPNVSIDTGDTTSPKPKNIMPTFDRNKYQDLSDDKDYQLPELTVLGKVNTEFRFTNLCDFQYLPMAPCKDDPKTLKCIYDQIYPHNILHYSWLKNDVPYFLPPAAFSRMDTVQQYTPKTEVNSYPENVIGKSRKRKAGFSNFIYFSTPEVPTKPPAGIETAMKVKFVRNADFEQMRQIFEERPIWSKNALMYITKFSSDRLKILLPSVAYYFMTGPWKIMWVRLGYDPRKDSSARKYQTLDYRLKAMHGLGSTVKCKRNYANYTLPYKSTPAAKQKTIISNAGFSQEQMYKKEQDLNENAYIYRNGTIPPSRQMFYQYCDVLVDEIQEMLAKLPDPAPGIRCHEKRGWLPSGFDAQCREIINKQVRAVLRKQMNIPEDHPTSMPRKRGIKRGIKPKRSMLDSKARKRKKESPSTSTVTEEMLRRRCYQNKEDETRERRQPDVCIKLEHQWISKRSGGNSDLLISVLIVETY
- the l(2)37Cd gene encoding general transcription factor IIIC subunit l(2)37Cd isoform X3; the encoded protein is MSDISEEISDAQSEKGEDFTVDNYDKETDSNDSWCDVSESNNDENTPQNDEMKVDEQPQNGSVLAGGHRFDRTLICVKYPGNVINPEKAVETLGGIHNISTAVDTSNRRLELRFRPDDVYCKPTCGDRHNTNGFLLRVRIKRRSKETDASQASEPSTSSANINNETDNKTNDKTNKHFSKMPDMSQSCDIRNTNKDKDEQLVSELVNQVQSCSVKSSDDICSSHNLFSEIESKESPNVSIDTGDTTSPKPKNIMPTFDRNKYQDLSDDKDYQLPELTVLGKVNTEFRFTNLCDFQYLPMAPCKDDPKTLKCIYDQIYPHNILHYSWLKNDVPYFLPPAAFSRMDTVQQYTPKTEVNSYPENVIGKSRKRKAGFSNFIYFSTPEVPTKPPAGIETAMKVKFVRNADFEQMRQIFEERPIWSKNALMYITKFSSDRLKILLPSVAYYFMTGPWKIMWVRLGYDPRKDSSARKYQTLDYRLKAMHGLGSTVKCKRNYANYTLPYKSTPAAKQKTIISNAGFSQEQMYKKEQDLNENAYIYRNGTIPPSRQMFYQYCDVLVDEIQEMLAKLPDPAPGIRCHEKRGWLPSGFDAQCREIINKQVRAVLRKQMNIPEDHPTSMPRKRGIKRGIKPKRSMLDSKARKRKKESPSTSTVTEEMFNTMKKKKKKHHESEITT
- the slf gene encoding C-type lectin domain-containing protein slf isoform X1 — encoded protein: MILVPLAVVFFTALVNAQPAINEIRPQSNRPGRFLSLPIPQKCANRPKEFNYRGHNYFYSGHVPAHANQRVDWLDARNICREYCMDLISMETQDENNLIYRLIQQNDVPYIWTSGRLCDFKGCENRRDLEPKAIYGWFWSANRKKMAPTHQVPEGWSFNPWSQTGHKKVRQPDNAEFDINGTNESCMSVLNNVYKDGISWHDVACYHQKPFVCEDSEELLSYVANTNPGLRL
- the slf gene encoding C-type lectin domain-containing protein slf isoform X4, which translates into the protein MDSGPKEFNYRGHNYFYSGHVPAHANQRVDWLDARNICREYCMDLISMETQDENNLIYRLIQQNDVPYIWTSGRLCDFKGCENRRDLEPKAIYGWFWSANRKKMAPTHQVPEGWSFNPWSQTGHKKVRQPDNAEFDINGTNESCMSVLNNVYKDGISWHDVACYHQKPFVCEDSEELLSYVANTNPGLRL
- the slf gene encoding C-type lectin domain-containing protein slf isoform X3, which produces MLNVRCSRLRLFSNAGPKEFNYRGHNYFYSGHVPAHANQRVDWLDARNICREYCMDLISMETQDENNLIYRLIQQNDVPYIWTSGRLCDFKGCENRRDLEPKAIYGWFWSANRKKMAPTHQVPEGWSFNPWSQTGHKKVRQPDNAEFDINGTNESCMSVLNNVYKDGISWHDVACYHQKPFVCEDSEELLSYVANTNPGLRL
- the slf gene encoding C-type lectin domain-containing protein slf isoform X2, whose amino-acid sequence is MVYCHVCTYIYVYAYFPISIGPKEFNYRGHNYFYSGHVPAHANQRVDWLDARNICREYCMDLISMETQDENNLIYRLIQQNDVPYIWTSGRLCDFKGCENRRDLEPKAIYGWFWSANRKKMAPTHQVPEGWSFNPWSQTGHKKVRQPDNAEFDINGTNESCMSVLNNVYKDGISWHDVACYHQKPFVCEDSEELLSYVANTNPGLRL